Proteins co-encoded in one Haladaptatus sp. ZSTT2 genomic window:
- a CDS encoding complex I subunit 1/NuoH family protein, protein MYLLQTLPDTVGQLLGFGSEMGPGQDFIASLLAAFLIGNIMLGMTALAGPWAKRKITAAFTDRIAVNRVGPFGLLIIVADAVRLLSKELIVPEGVDRPAWDLAPIIMASSALLGFAVIPMGSGIQLADPETGLAYVFAVSSLASLGLVMAGYASNNKYSLLGGLRAVAQNLAYEIPLVVTAASVVIFAGTLQMSGIVAAQQETLVTIGGFAIPAWFAFLNPFAFVLFIVANLAEVGRNPFDTPEAPTEIVAGYQTEYSSVYFVLMYLGEFLHIFLGGAIIATLFLGGPAGPGPDSLGFIWFVVKIWAVFLLTQWFRAAIPRVRIDQMIEIGWKGMLVLSFANLVLTAVIVGVIA, encoded by the coding sequence ATGTATCTGCTGCAGACTCTGCCAGATACCGTTGGTCAACTCCTCGGCTTCGGCTCGGAGATGGGTCCCGGACAGGACTTCATCGCCTCGCTGCTCGCCGCGTTCCTCATCGGGAACATCATGCTCGGCATGACGGCACTCGCAGGGCCGTGGGCGAAACGGAAGATTACGGCCGCGTTCACCGACCGCATTGCAGTCAACCGTGTGGGGCCGTTTGGCCTGCTCATCATCGTGGCAGACGCCGTGCGCCTGCTCTCGAAAGAGCTCATCGTCCCCGAGGGCGTAGACCGTCCAGCGTGGGACCTTGCGCCCATCATCATGGCGTCTTCTGCGCTGCTCGGCTTCGCGGTCATCCCAATGGGAAGCGGCATTCAACTCGCAGACCCCGAAACGGGGCTTGCGTACGTGTTTGCGGTTTCCTCGCTCGCGTCGCTCGGCCTCGTCATGGCCGGCTACGCGTCTAACAACAAGTACTCCCTGCTCGGTGGCCTCCGCGCCGTCGCGCAGAACCTCGCCTACGAGATTCCGCTCGTCGTGACGGCAGCCTCCGTCGTTATCTTCGCAGGCACGCTCCAGATGAGCGGCATCGTCGCCGCCCAACAGGAGACGCTCGTCACCATCGGCGGCTTCGCAATTCCCGCGTGGTTCGCCTTCCTCAACCCGTTCGCATTCGTGTTGTTCATCGTGGCGAACCTCGCAGAAGTCGGACGGAACCCGTTCGACACGCCAGAGGCACCGACCGAGATCGTCGCAGGCTACCAGACTGAGTACTCCAGCGTGTACTTCGTGCTGATGTACCTCGGTGAGTTCCTGCACATCTTCCTCGGCGGCGCAATCATCGCGACGCTCTTCCTCGGCGGCCCAGCAGGCCCCGGCCCAGACAGTCTCGGGTTCATCTGGTTCGTCGTGAAGATTTGGGCTGTGTTCTTGCTCACCCAGTGGTTCCGCGCCGCGATTCCGCGTGTCCGTATCGACCAGATGATTGAAATCGGCTGGAAAGGGATGCTCGTGCTTTCGTTCGCGAACCTCGTCCTGACCGCCGTCATTGTGGGTGTGATTGCATGA
- a CDS encoding NADH-quinone oxidoreductase subunit B, with the protein MQTTQEARMGDGVDARFNSTLREAFGSTPFILTKFDKFMNWVRGSSMFMLQFGIACCSIEMMHTYAIKHDLDRFGAGVPRASPRQADVIIVPGTIVSKFAPRMKRVYDQMPEPKFVVGMGSCTISGGPFQEGYNVIKGAEEVIPVDIHVPGCPPRPEALIYGIAKLQERIANGETSPVTVKPYELEQFGDLERDEIVDKLSEQIDEDQLVMRYNWADSP; encoded by the coding sequence ATGCAAACAACCCAGGAGGCCCGTATGGGCGACGGCGTCGACGCTCGCTTCAACTCTACCCTTCGAGAAGCGTTCGGCTCGACCCCGTTCATCCTCACCAAGTTCGACAAGTTCATGAACTGGGTTCGGGGCTCCTCGATGTTCATGCTGCAGTTCGGTATCGCCTGCTGCAGCATCGAGATGATGCACACGTACGCAATCAAGCACGACCTTGACCGCTTCGGTGCGGGTGTGCCGCGTGCGTCGCCGCGTCAGGCGGACGTGATTATCGTCCCCGGTACCATCGTCTCGAAGTTCGCCCCCCGGATGAAGCGCGTCTACGACCAGATGCCAGAACCGAAGTTCGTCGTCGGCATGGGGTCGTGCACCATCTCCGGTGGACCGTTCCAAGAGGGCTACAACGTCATCAAGGGCGCAGAAGAGGTCATCCCGGTGGACATCCACGTCCCCGGCTGCCCACCGCGTCCCGAGGCGCTCATCTACGGCATCGCAAAGCTCCAAGAGCGCATCGCAAACGGCGAAACCAGCCCGGTCACGGTCAAGCCGTACGAACTCGAACAGTTCGGCGACTTAGAGCGTGACGAAATCGTAGACAAGCTTTCAGAACAAATCGACGAAGACCAGCTCGTCATGCGCTACAACTGGGCCGATTCACCATGA
- a CDS encoding NADH-quinone oxidoreductase subunit A: MSNPWIAIGALAVVGVGIPLGMMAVSSLLRPSVPEQGKRAVYESGEIPTGNTRIRFNIQYYMVALLFVVFDIETVLIFPWTVIYRDAVANAGLAKALAPMLVFIGVLVVGLAWAWRKGAVQWVKSPRAEQSRVDH; the protein is encoded by the coding sequence ATGAGCAATCCATGGATAGCGATCGGCGCACTTGCGGTGGTCGGGGTCGGCATCCCTCTCGGTATGATGGCAGTGTCGAGCCTGCTCCGCCCAAGTGTGCCTGAGCAAGGAAAACGCGCCGTCTACGAGAGCGGCGAGATCCCGACGGGGAACACACGCATCCGGTTTAACATTCAGTACTACATGGTTGCGTTGCTGTTCGTCGTTTTCGACATCGAGACTGTCCTCATCTTCCCTTGGACGGTCATCTACCGTGACGCCGTCGCCAACGCCGGGTTGGCAAAGGCGCTCGCGCCGATGCTTGTCTTCATCGGGGTCCTCGTCGTCGGCCTCGCGTGGGCGTGGCGCAAGGGCGCAGTGCAGTGGGTCAAAAGCCCACGGGCTGAACAATCGCGGGTGGACCACTAA
- the ribH gene encoding 6,7-dimethyl-8-ribityllumazine synthase has protein sequence MVTLGLVVAQFNRAITEQMEELAREAAADRGAEIADTLAVPGAYDTPLAADRLARRDDIDAVAVLGCIITGETSHDEVIGNAAARKLTDVSIARDTPVTLGIAGPGMSADQARARTDMGAHAVTGAIDLVEELQ, from the coding sequence ATGGTAACGCTTGGGTTGGTGGTCGCGCAGTTCAACCGCGCAATCACCGAGCAGATGGAGGAGTTGGCGCGCGAGGCCGCCGCAGACCGCGGCGCGGAAATCGCAGACACCCTCGCGGTACCGGGTGCGTACGACACGCCCCTCGCCGCAGACCGCCTCGCCCGCCGCGACGACATCGACGCAGTCGCGGTTCTCGGGTGTATCATCACCGGCGAAACGAGCCACGACGAAGTCATTGGCAACGCCGCCGCCCGAAAGCTCACCGACGTGAGCATCGCGCGCGACACGCCCGTCACCCTCGGCATTGCGGGGCCGGGTATGTCAGCAGACCAAGCCCGAGCACGTACCGACATGGGTGCCCACGCCGTCACGGGTGCCATAGACCTCGTGGAGGAACTACAATGA
- a CDS encoding flippase activity-associated protein Agl23, which translates to MATVDDSRPRSDGRRRLLFAVVAIAAVALVARLIFLGDRVAHWDEGRVAYWTLRYAETGVWEYRAIVHGPFLFHVNKYMFALLGPSDFSMRLIVALIGGILPLSAWNFREHLRDLEVAVLAGILALNPLLLYYSRFMRNDLLVAAFMLMALSFFVRAYDTGRHRYFYVGVLAFTLGFTAKESAILYPVCWAGAAVLLLDHRLFRARDRLPHSWKQELVDYGFWFRDVLRAWAIPLAVGLLEFIVIIVVFYAPRAGGTGVGFDTMFSNPTLLPAVVEQATVGSWQEFYGLWVAGGHQDHAYIPFLGDFAETLLYGAGPLVAFAIIGFIADRYAKDGPRDLVALGAYWGFVSVLGYPIVTDIMAPWATVNAIVPLAIPAAVGVSLIIRWGREAFEDEDNVSVAMTAIIILFVAGFSVGTAVDVSYINSANEENKELLQWAQPHNDLRESLDKIAVVADTHEEGADVLFYGTRPSGSTETRFYVENESSTLSPPPGGPAWHTRLPLPWYLEADGAEVTSTKPGTDPGEIEEMPPVVIAYEWDKEELEPHLDGYTAHEHEFRLWADTIVIFIDDSYLN; encoded by the coding sequence ATGGCAACGGTTGACGACTCTCGCCCTCGATCTGACGGCCGCAGAAGACTCCTCTTTGCGGTCGTCGCCATCGCCGCCGTCGCACTCGTCGCGCGTCTCATCTTCCTCGGTGACCGCGTCGCCCACTGGGACGAAGGCCGCGTCGCTTATTGGACACTCCGCTACGCAGAAACCGGCGTTTGGGAGTATCGCGCCATCGTTCACGGGCCGTTTCTGTTTCACGTGAACAAGTACATGTTTGCGCTGCTCGGCCCGTCTGACTTCTCGATGCGCCTCATCGTCGCGCTCATCGGCGGGATACTCCCGCTTTCGGCGTGGAACTTCCGCGAACACCTCCGCGACCTCGAAGTCGCCGTGTTAGCCGGCATTCTCGCGTTGAACCCACTGCTGCTCTACTACTCGCGGTTCATGCGCAACGACCTCCTCGTCGCCGCGTTCATGCTCATGGCGCTCAGCTTCTTCGTCCGCGCGTACGACACAGGTCGCCACCGCTACTTCTACGTCGGCGTCCTCGCGTTCACCCTCGGCTTTACGGCCAAAGAAAGTGCGATTCTCTACCCTGTCTGCTGGGCTGGGGCGGCCGTCTTGCTCCTCGACCACCGCCTGTTTCGAGCACGTGACCGCCTCCCCCACTCGTGGAAACAGGAACTTGTGGACTACGGCTTCTGGTTCCGTGACGTGCTTCGCGCGTGGGCCATCCCGCTCGCCGTAGGCCTGCTCGAATTCATCGTCATCATCGTCGTGTTCTACGCCCCGCGCGCCGGCGGCACGGGCGTTGGCTTCGACACCATGTTCTCGAATCCGACGCTCCTCCCCGCCGTCGTCGAACAGGCGACGGTCGGCTCGTGGCAGGAGTTCTACGGCCTCTGGGTTGCTGGGGGCCATCAGGACCACGCCTATATCCCGTTCCTCGGTGATTTCGCAGAAACGCTGCTCTACGGCGCGGGGCCGCTCGTTGCGTTCGCCATCATTGGCTTCATCGCAGACCGCTACGCGAAAGACGGTCCCCGAGACCTCGTCGCACTCGGCGCGTACTGGGGGTTCGTTTCCGTCCTCGGCTACCCTATCGTGACCGACATCATGGCACCGTGGGCGACCGTGAACGCGATTGTCCCGCTCGCCATCCCCGCCGCGGTTGGCGTCTCGCTCATCATCCGCTGGGGCCGGGAAGCGTTCGAAGACGAGGACAACGTGAGCGTCGCCATGACCGCCATCATCATCCTCTTTGTCGCCGGATTTAGCGTCGGGACGGCCGTTGACGTGTCCTACATCAACTCGGCAAACGAGGAGAACAAAGAACTCCTCCAGTGGGCCCAACCGCACAACGACCTTCGTGAGAGCCTCGATAAGATTGCGGTCGTCGCAGATACCCACGAAGAGGGCGCTGACGTGCTCTTTTACGGCACGAGACCGTCGGGGAGCACAGAGACGCGCTTCTACGTCGAAAACGAATCGAGTACGCTGTCTCCACCACCGGGCGGTCCGGCGTGGCACACTCGCCTGCCCTTACCGTGGTATCTCGAAGCCGATGGCGCGGAAGTGACGAGCACGAAGCCAGGCACCGATCCCGGTGAAATCGAGGAGATGCCACCCGTCGTCATCGCTTACGAGTGGGATAAAGAGGAGCTCGAACCGCACCTCGACGGCTACACCGCCCACGAACACGAGTTCCGCCTCTGGGCGGACACTATCGTCATCTTCATCGACGACTCGTATCTCAACTAA
- a CDS encoding PH domain-containing protein produces MSDDEWLVLDAGEDVLWSGHPRLTTVLPALILAAVFVGGLVAAAIAFDQPLIVVPSLLGVALAGTAYLAVVNTRYVVTNTALYRKTGILSRNVRRVSMSRVQNSAFSQGVLGSLFGYGSVGVEAAGGGAIRFSNIENPRDVRALVDKHATVDEIPGSLSQWQAVLAEVKALRAAFETTR; encoded by the coding sequence ATGAGCGACGACGAGTGGCTCGTGCTCGACGCAGGCGAAGACGTGCTGTGGTCGGGCCACCCCCGCCTGACGACGGTGCTTCCAGCGCTCATTCTCGCGGCGGTGTTCGTCGGTGGCCTCGTCGCCGCTGCGATTGCGTTCGACCAACCGCTCATCGTCGTGCCCTCGCTCCTCGGGGTGGCGCTCGCGGGCACTGCGTACCTCGCGGTCGTGAACACCCGGTACGTCGTGACGAACACCGCGCTGTATCGCAAAACGGGCATTCTCTCGCGGAACGTTCGGCGCGTCTCGATGTCACGGGTGCAAAACAGCGCCTTCTCTCAGGGCGTGTTGGGGTCGCTGTTCGGGTACGGCTCGGTCGGCGTCGAAGCCGCCGGTGGCGGTGCGATTCGGTTCTCGAACATCGAAAATCCGCGCGACGTTCGGGCGCTCGTGGACAAACATGCGACCGTCGATGAGATTCCGGGCAGCCTCTCGCAGTGGCAAGCCGTGCTAGCCGAAGTGAAGGCACTGCGAGCGGCGTTCGAGACGACCCGATAA
- the purE gene encoding 5-(carboxyamino)imidazole ribonucleotide mutase, with product MTVDAVQDLIDQFEREAQLDQANTPDVGIIMGSDSDLDVMAGAHEALTGLGFAEVTDYEKPPEAEFTFETYVISAHRTPELMYAYAQTARERGLDVIIAGAGGKSADLPNMTASLAYPIPVIGVPVQEKSVDSVIGMPTGAPIVAVDAGKSFNAGLSAAQLLARSSPELEQKLIEYHDNLQTDVAAVSRKLHDQGTPAFRAARDTE from the coding sequence ATGACCGTCGACGCAGTCCAAGACCTCATCGACCAGTTCGAACGCGAAGCACAGCTCGACCAAGCAAACACGCCCGACGTGGGCATCATCATGGGGTCTGACTCGGACCTCGACGTAATGGCTGGCGCACACGAAGCGCTCACTGGCCTCGGCTTTGCCGAAGTCACCGATTACGAGAAGCCGCCGGAGGCGGAGTTCACCTTCGAAACGTATGTGATTTCGGCCCACCGGACGCCCGAGTTGATGTACGCGTACGCCCAGACCGCACGCGAACGCGGGCTCGACGTGATTATCGCCGGGGCAGGCGGGAAATCTGCGGACCTCCCGAACATGACGGCGTCGCTCGCCTACCCGATTCCGGTGATCGGCGTCCCCGTCCAAGAGAAGTCGGTGGACTCGGTGATTGGGATGCCAACGGGCGCGCCCATCGTCGCGGTCGATGCCGGGAAGTCGTTCAACGCTGGGCTGTCTGCGGCCCAACTGCTCGCCCGGTCGTCGCCCGAGTTAGAACAGAAACTTATCGAGTATCACGACAATCTCCAGACCGATGTGGCCGCCGTCTCGCGGAAATTGCACGATCAGGGAACACCGGCGTTCAGGGCGGCTCGCGACACTGAGTAA
- a CDS encoding 5-(carboxyamino)imidazole ribonucleotide synthase yields the protein MKLTSPGPTLGIVGGGQLGRMIGEAAAPLGIEVIVSDPTPDPPAAPTVRDTLVGDFDDPEAMRELARRADVLTFEIELADPDVLDDVREEFDIPVHPTPDTLRVIQDKFVQNTRLADHGVPVPDFKAVADADELREACEEFGYPAMVKAREGGYDGRGNLPVESADHAAEVLDEVGGDALVEEMVEFVREISVIAVKGTDEVATYTAGENVHEEEILRETVVPARASDAVLARAHDVAESVLEILEGRGVYGIELFETADGEILVNEIAPRPHNSGHWTIEGAVTSQFEQHARAVVGLPLGSTELRCPTVSANILGDVAEPERAALSGVETALAEPGVSLHWYGKREVRPLRKMGHLTLIGNENEAGDDLLAHIRTIRDHLTFTQ from the coding sequence ATGAAACTCACGTCACCCGGCCCGACGCTCGGCATCGTCGGCGGTGGGCAGCTCGGGCGCATGATTGGCGAGGCGGCGGCTCCACTCGGCATCGAAGTCATCGTCTCCGACCCGACCCCAGACCCCCCGGCGGCCCCAACCGTCCGCGACACGCTCGTTGGTGACTTTGACGATCCCGAAGCGATGCGCGAACTCGCCCGCCGCGCCGACGTGCTCACCTTCGAAATCGAACTCGCAGACCCGGACGTGCTAGACGACGTGCGAGAGGAGTTCGACATTCCGGTGCATCCGACACCGGACACCCTGCGCGTGATTCAGGACAAGTTCGTCCAGAACACCCGGCTCGCAGACCACGGCGTTCCGGTGCCCGATTTCAAAGCCGTCGCGGACGCAGACGAACTCCGCGAGGCGTGCGAGGAGTTCGGGTATCCGGCGATGGTGAAAGCCCGGGAAGGCGGCTACGACGGCCGCGGAAACCTGCCCGTCGAATCGGCCGACCACGCAGCGGAAGTGCTCGACGAAGTCGGCGGCGACGCGCTCGTAGAGGAGATGGTCGAGTTCGTCCGCGAGATCTCCGTGATTGCCGTGAAAGGCACAGACGAAGTGGCGACCTACACCGCCGGAGAGAACGTCCACGAAGAGGAGATTCTCCGCGAAACCGTCGTCCCAGCACGCGCTTCCGACGCCGTATTGGCGCGAGCGCACGACGTGGCCGAATCCGTCCTTGAAATTCTCGAAGGACGTGGCGTCTACGGCATCGAACTGTTCGAGACCGCAGACGGCGAGATTCTCGTAAACGAAATCGCCCCACGCCCGCACAACTCCGGCCACTGGACCATCGAGGGCGCGGTGACCTCACAGTTCGAACAGCACGCCCGCGCTGTGGTCGGCCTGCCGCTTGGCTCTACAGAACTGCGCTGTCCGACCGTCTCTGCGAACATCCTCGGGGATGTTGCAGAACCAGAACGCGCAGCACTCTCAGGGGTCGAAACCGCGCTCGCAGAACCCGGCGTCAGCCTCCACTGGTACGGGAAACGTGAGGTGCGCCCGCTCCGGAAGATGGGACACCTCACCTTGATTGGCAACGAGAACGAAGCTGGCGACGACCTGTTAGCCCACATCAGAACCATCCGCGACCACCTCACCTTCACCCAATGA
- a CDS encoding pyridoxal phosphate-dependent aminotransferase, producing MKFADRVRRVEPSATLAISNLASELEADGVDVVNLSVGEPDFPTPENVIQAGKDAMDAGHTGYAPSNGIPQLKARIKQKLDADGLDYAEDEIIVTPGAKQALYETVQTLIQDGDEVVLLDPAWVSYEAMVKLAGGDLKRVDLAPHDFQLEAGLSDLAEAVTDDTDLLIVNSPSNPTGAVYSDAALEGVRDLAVEHDITVISDEIYDEITYGGVTQTSLGTLDGMADRTVTINGFSKAYSMTGWRLGYLAAPKALISEAGKLHSHSVSSATHFVQYAGVEALANTDEVVEEMRAAFEERRDFLVDLLADHGVDVAVPDGAFYMMLPVDDDDSAWCEGAIEEAHVATVPGSAFNAPGYARISYANSKERLQEAVDRLVGAGYL from the coding sequence ATGAAATTCGCAGACAGAGTAAGACGTGTTGAACCGAGCGCGACCCTCGCCATCTCCAACCTCGCTTCCGAGTTGGAGGCAGACGGCGTGGACGTCGTAAACCTGAGCGTCGGTGAACCCGACTTCCCAACCCCCGAAAACGTGATTCAGGCGGGCAAGGACGCGATGGATGCGGGTCACACCGGCTACGCCCCAAGCAACGGAATTCCCCAGCTCAAAGCCAGAATCAAGCAGAAACTCGACGCAGACGGCCTCGACTACGCCGAGGACGAAATCATCGTCACGCCCGGCGCGAAACAGGCGCTCTACGAGACCGTCCAGACGCTCATTCAAGACGGCGATGAAGTCGTCCTCTTAGACCCAGCGTGGGTCAGCTACGAAGCGATGGTTAAACTCGCCGGTGGCGACCTCAAACGCGTCGACCTCGCCCCACACGACTTCCAGCTTGAGGCGGGCCTCTCTGACCTCGCGGAAGCCGTCACAGACGACACCGACCTGCTCATCGTCAACTCCCCGAGCAACCCGACCGGTGCGGTGTACTCCGACGCCGCCCTCGAAGGCGTTCGCGACCTCGCCGTCGAACACGACATTACGGTCATCTCAGACGAGATTTACGACGAAATCACCTACGGCGGCGTCACCCAGACGAGTCTCGGCACCCTTGATGGCATGGCAGACCGCACGGTCACCATCAACGGCTTCTCGAAGGCCTACTCGATGACTGGCTGGCGGCTTGGCTACCTCGCCGCGCCGAAAGCCCTCATTTCCGAGGCTGGCAAACTCCACTCCCACTCGGTGTCCTCTGCGACCCACTTCGTCCAGTACGCCGGCGTCGAAGCACTCGCCAACACCGACGAAGTCGTAGAAGAGATGCGCGCCGCGTTCGAAGAGCGCCGTGATTTCCTCGTGGACTTGCTCGCAGACCACGGCGTCGACGTGGCAGTCCCTGACGGCGCGTTCTACATGATGCTCCCCGTCGACGACGACGATTCGGCGTGGTGTGAAGGCGCAATCGAAGAGGCGCACGTCGCCACCGTCCCCGGCAGCGCGTTCAACGCACCGGGCTACGCGCGTATCTCCTACGCCAACAGCAAAGAGCGCCTGCAAGAGGCCGTAGACCGCCTCGTCGGAGCGGGCTACCTCTAA
- a CDS encoding NADH-quinone oxidoreductase subunit D, with protein sequence MSLEEPTPDVGELPGGAVDYDALEDLLGEKVLRREEHLNATAFVVRPDAVEETLQTLRVEAGFDHCSCVTAQEYEDRFESIYHLRKYDAPMQEVGVVVPTARDNPVSQTGSAAYRTADWHEREAYDLVGINYEGHPDMRRILLPETWQGHPLGLDYNQEKPQIVTLDKHKNPLEPDNAQGESDTMFLNIGPHHPATHGVLHLKTVLDGEQVADVEPDIGYLHRCEEQICQNGTYRHQIMPYPDRWDYISAGLLNEWAYARAAEDLADLDVPEYAQVIRTMGAELCRIASHMLALGTFALDVYGDFTAIFQYAFRDREIVQNILEDLTGQRLMFNYFRLGGVAWDLPEPREEFLDKIRDFLDELPEKVEEYHDLLTSNEIFQLRCVNTGILEPEVAKQYGVTGPVARGSGIDYDLRRDDPYGYYDKLDWDVVTMDGCDNYARVLVRMGEVEQSARIIDQCVELLADWPEDDREIQSNVPRTLRPDEDAEIYRTVEGAKGELGIYMRSDGTDKPARFKIRSPCFSNLQALPEMSNGEYIPDLIATLGSLDIVLGEVDR encoded by the coding sequence ATGAGTTTGGAGGAACCAACTCCGGACGTCGGTGAACTGCCCGGTGGCGCTGTCGATTACGACGCGCTCGAAGATCTGCTCGGTGAGAAAGTCCTTCGGCGCGAAGAGCATCTCAACGCAACCGCCTTCGTCGTCCGTCCGGACGCCGTCGAAGAGACGCTTCAGACGCTCCGCGTCGAGGCTGGCTTCGACCACTGCTCGTGTGTCACCGCACAGGAGTACGAAGACCGCTTCGAGAGCATCTACCACCTCCGCAAGTACGACGCCCCGATGCAGGAAGTCGGTGTCGTCGTCCCGACGGCCCGCGACAACCCCGTGAGCCAAACTGGTAGCGCGGCGTATCGCACGGCCGACTGGCACGAGCGCGAGGCGTACGACCTCGTCGGCATCAACTACGAGGGCCACCCGGATATGCGGCGTATTCTGCTGCCTGAGACCTGGCAAGGTCACCCACTTGGGCTCGACTACAACCAGGAAAAACCCCAGATTGTCACCCTCGACAAGCACAAAAATCCACTCGAACCGGACAACGCACAGGGTGAGTCGGACACGATGTTCCTCAACATCGGACCACACCACCCGGCGACCCACGGTGTGCTCCACCTGAAAACCGTCCTCGACGGCGAGCAGGTCGCTGACGTCGAACCAGACATTGGCTATCTCCACCGCTGTGAGGAGCAAATCTGCCAGAACGGCACCTACCGTCACCAGATTATGCCGTACCCAGACCGCTGGGACTACATTTCTGCTGGCCTCTTAAACGAGTGGGCCTACGCGCGCGCTGCAGAGGATTTAGCTGACTTAGACGTGCCAGAGTATGCGCAAGTCATCCGGACGATGGGCGCAGAACTCTGTCGCATCGCCTCGCACATGCTCGCGCTCGGGACGTTCGCACTCGACGTGTACGGCGACTTCACGGCCATCTTCCAATACGCATTCCGCGACCGTGAAATCGTCCAGAACATCTTAGAAGACCTCACCGGTCAGCGGCTGATGTTCAACTACTTCCGCCTCGGCGGCGTCGCGTGGGACCTTCCAGAGCCACGCGAGGAGTTCCTCGACAAGATTCGTGACTTCCTCGATGAACTCCCAGAGAAGGTCGAGGAGTACCACGACCTACTCACCTCGAACGAGATTTTCCAGCTGCGGTGTGTCAACACCGGCATCCTCGAACCTGAGGTTGCAAAGCAGTACGGCGTGACCGGTCCGGTCGCCCGTGGCTCCGGTATCGACTACGACCTGCGTCGTGACGACCCGTACGGCTACTACGACAAACTCGACTGGGACGTCGTGACGATGGACGGCTGTGACAACTACGCTCGCGTCCTTGTCCGCATGGGCGAGGTCGAACAGTCTGCACGCATCATCGACCAGTGTGTCGAACTCTTAGCAGACTGGCCAGAAGACGACCGCGAAATTCAGAGCAACGTGCCACGCACTCTGCGTCCCGACGAAGACGCGGAGATTTACCGCACCGTCGAAGGCGCGAAGGGCGAACTCGGCATCTATATGCGGTCTGACGGCACCGACAAACCAGCCCGGTTCAAGATTCGCAGTCCGTGCTTCTCGAACCTACAGGCGCTGCCCGAGATGTCCAACGGGGAGTACATCCCTGACCTGATTGCGACGCTTGGCAGCCTCGACATCGTGCTTGGCGAGGTGGACCGGTAA